The sequence below is a genomic window from Rhodospirillales bacterium.
ACCACGGATTCCGGGGAACGCCGCAGAATTCTGGTTGTGTTCAATTCCTTTGATGCACAAAAAATACACTTCCAGGGGCACCCGCGCGTGGTTTGCACCAATGAAAAATGCCGCCGACCCTCCAGGGTTCCCAGAAAATACTTTTCATGCTTGATAAGAGAACGATCCGGAATGGGCATGACATCAAATTCGCCTGTAAACACAGCCGTTTCATTAACCCTAATCTCGCCTCCATCACGCCAGATAAGGCCCGACACCGTGCTGAGATCACCACCGGTTCCCAGCGAATCCAGGAACGTTGCCAAATGTTGTTCGGCCTCGCCTGCATAAACGTAATCAAAGCACGGCAACATCGCCTTTTCCTTGACGATGGTGGCATGGGACCCGCCGATAATGATCGGCATATCCGGCGCCTTTTCCTTGATCGCCTTGGCTAGTTCGACCTGAACATGAAAAAACGGCGTGTATGTGGTCAACCCAATGATGTCTGGTTTTTCCGCCAAAACCGCATCGACCAATTCATCAACGTCCATATCATCAATGGCACCATCAATGATGAAAGCATCATGGCCCGCATCCTTGGCAATGGTTGCCAAAAGCGCAAGATTCATCGGCGGCCAGCTCGAATTGCTCCGGGCAAAATAGCCAAACAAACCGTAGGATTTTGTCCAGGAAGGATAAAGAAACCCAATTTTCACGCCCGATACTCCTTTGATGTGCTTGGCACATAACAACCGACACAAAAGACCATTAAGAAGACCCGCTCTATTACACCTATTCCAAGCACCCTTCTAGCACAGAAAAACTATTTGCATATAATAACTATTCGCAGCCTAATCGCGCCACAAATCTCTTCTAAATCCCCCTAAAACCCAATTGAGCTACCCTTTAAGGCCCATCGAACCCGGCCGATCACTAGACCAATTACGGTGTTATCCATGATGTTTGCGTTTGAGGGTATGGGATGCCATTCCTGTGACATGCTCTGAAGCCTTTGGCCCATAGGTCTTGTCAATCATGGCAAGATAAGCGGGATTGTTAAAATATTCATCGAAGGCTCGATCTCTGAAATCAAGGACCTCTTCCGCCCTTAAATGATTGGTCGGCAAAGGCTGGCATTCATAGGCATGCTGCGAATAGCCGATCCAGCCCGGACCACCCTGATCACTGGGCAAATGCCATTTTTTATCGCAAGCAACCTCATAAAGTTCGGACCCGGGATAAGCCATAGCAGAATAAAAATTAGCCCATTCCGTATTGAGGTGAAGTGCCATATCTAGGGTTTCGCGCATGCTTGCTTCGTCATCCTCAGGCAGGCCAAAGATATAATTTGCGTTGACCGCAATGCCATGTTCACGCACTCTTTCGACCCTGGCGATGATATCATGATCACCAAAGCGCCCTTTGGTCACATCATCGCGCACATGTTTGCTGGCCGACTCGATACCCACAGCCAGCCAATTGAAACCAGCCTTTTTCAGCTTCTCCAGAAACTTGTCCTGAATGGTGTCTATCCGGGCATAAGCCCAGAAATTAAGATCGTAACCCCGTTCAATGACATGATCACAAATTCCGATAACGTGGTTCTTGTTCAAAACAAACATTTCATCGGGAATCTTGATATTCCGAACACCGAATTTGGTGACCAGTTCATCAATCTGTGCAATGACATTTTCCGGACTCCAATACCGGATTCCTGCCCCGCCAAAAGGCGTATTGATACAGCAAAATGAACATTTGTAGGGACAGCCAAGGCTGGTTTGCAGCGAGGCGTAACTGCCCCGGCTATCAAGATCATGGAATGAATGCCAGTTATGTGCCCGATACCGGGACATATCCAGCAGTTCCCAGGCCTGACGTGGCAGCAAGGCATCAAGGTCTTTAAGTTTTTCCGCTTGGGGATTGGAGGCAACATCGCCATCACCATCGCGGTACCACAACCCAGGCACCGCTGAAAGATCCCCACCTTTTTTCAAAACAGTCACAAGCACCTCTACGGTCAGAGGCCCTTCCCCCTGGCAAACATAGGTATAGGGCTCTTCTTCAAGGGTTCGTTTTGGCAAAGCCGAAGGATGGGTCCCCATGACCAAGGTCGGGGTATCTGAAATTTCATTAAATGCGCGACACGTTTTTGTCCCCCCCGGCATACATTGGGTTGATGCCGAAGGCTGTTGCCCATAGATGACAAAAACCACAAGACTGGCATCAAAATCAGCGGCTGCCTTGGCAGTTTGCTCATGGGTATAGCCCTCAGCCTCGGCATCGATGATGCCAACACCAAACCCCCGGTTTTTCAAAAATTCAGCCATCAAACCCGACCATACCGGCGGCTCAATCGCTGCCAAATCGGTGGCCAAGCCTTGATAAACCTCAAGTCTGCTCGGCGGGGTGACAAAAAGAACGTCAAGTTTTTTCAAGGCTATCACGTCATATAATTGGTTATGGATTGGCTAAATGTATCATACAAGGCACGCCCTCAAACACATTTTTTTCCGCCGCAGATGGCCCCTTTTAATGAAAAAGAGCCCAAATGCCACACGAAAAGCGCGTTTAAAAAGGCCCCCGAAATTGGGTTTGATAGGTCAGTTTGGCCCGTTCAGGATCTGGCCCCCAATCACTGGGGCCATTGACCATCTGATAGGCCGCTTGGGCAATGGTTCCGGGATTGGGATAGAACACATCTTCCAAAACCGGGGTCGTCGGACAGGTCGTTGGGGCATACCCCATTCGTTTTACCTTAATGGGTACGCTATCGGGCCGTTCGACAACACCGGCGACGATTTCCGCACCGGCGCCACAGGTGGTCCAGGAATTATCAACGACAAGCAGTTTCCCTGTACGGAACGCCGATTTTGAAATCGTCTCCAGGTCCAGCGGCACCAACGATATCGGATCTATGATTTCGGCATCAATCCCCGCATCAGCCAGAATTTCTGCCGCCCGAACACATTCCATGAACATGTTCGAAATGCCAACAATGGTAACATCACTTCCCGGCCGCGCAATTCGGGCTTTGCCAAACGGCACCGTATAACTTTCTTCTGGCACTTCCGCATCAGTGTTATAGAGCAACCGGTGCTCGACAAAAATAACCGGATTGTTGTCACGGATTGCAGCAATCATGCAGCCCTTGGCATCATAGGCATTGGAGGGGGCAACAACCTTCAGCCCCGGCACATGCATAAACATGGAATATAGACCTTGGGAATGTTGCGCACCCTGGCCCCAGGATTTCCCAATCATACTGCGCACGACCAACGGCACCTTAACCTGACCATCGTACATATAATGGGCCTTTGCCGCAATATTGACCAATTGGTTCATGGCCAGCATCAAAAAATCCATTCGAATATGAACATGGATCGGCCGCATGCCAGCCATTGCGGCGCCGATCGCCACACCCGTCATTGCATCTTCAGACAACGGCGTGCCAAACACACGTTCTGGACCGAACTGTTCCAAAAGCCCCCGGGTCGAGCCCTGGATCGCCTTATGGTCATCAACATCAAGGCCAAAGATGAAAACGCTGGGATCAAGCGCCATTTCCTGAGCGAAGGCTTCTTGAAGGGCATCAACATACTGTAGAGAACGGCTCATCGCTTAATCCGAATAGATGTTATCAAAGACCCGTTCCAATTCTGGAAACGGGCTGGTCTCTGCAAAGTCGATGGCTTCTGCAACAAGCGCCTCAACCTCTGCGTCTATCCGTGTCCGATCCACTGCGGGCAACATTGCACCCACTTTTTCGACTTGGTCCGCTGCACGCCATTTTTCCATATCTTTTTCAGAACGATACCCCGCATCATAATCCTTATTCGGACCAACATGTTCGTACCAACGATAGGTTTTGCATTCCAGAAATCCCGGGCCGCCACCTTTGCGCATGGCTGCAATCATTTTTTCTGCTGCCCCATGAATGGCAAAAACATCAGAATCTTCGATGATCGTTGTGGGAATCCCATAGGTTTCGACGCGTTCAGATAGTTTATCTTGTGCCCAACGGCGCGTTGAAGGTGTGTGAATGGCATATCCATTGTTTTCACAAACGAACAGCACAGGCAATTTATGCAATGCCGCAAAATTGAGGCTTTCTGAAAACACGCCTTCTTCTGTGGCACCGTCACCAAAAAAGGCCGCAACCACCCGGCCCTTTCCTTCTTTTTGAAAGGCCAGTGCATACCCAAGTGCAATGGGGACGGTCGTCCCGACCACGGCAGACGTTCCCAAAACCATGTGTTCCATGTCAATCAGATGCATGGAACCACCCTTGCCGCCAGTGATGCCGCCAGACTTTCCATACAGCTCTGCGATCATGCGATTAAGGTTGCCACCCTTGGCGAGATAGGTCGCGTGCCCTCTATAGGTGCCCGATGCTGCATCATCTGCGCGAAGGGCCTGGCAAATACCAACCGCGACGGATTCCTGACCAATTGACAAATGGACAGGACTTTTAATTTTATCGCTGGGATAAATTTCTGCGATTTTCTCTTCGGCACGTCGAATGAGACGAAGAATGGAATAGGCCTTCTCTACATCCAATGACGGCACTACCGCATCCTTATTATTTGCACTCAATTTGAAAAATCCCCTTGGAAATACCCGGTTTAGGCCCTGGAAAGTTTGCTCGGAAAGTTTATTGTACTGCGCAGACTGTATACACACAATTACTACATAGGTATGGCCCCAATCCTACCTCATTGAAAACCAAATACACAATCCAACCTGCCCAACCTACCCAACCCGCCAATTGACAGACAATCATCCGTTAAGCGACAGCGCTGCCCGTTGACAAGGCCCCGGCTGCTCCCCATTCTAATCGCTGAGCGCAACCTCAAAAGCCTGGATCAGAAGCTTAATTGATGTCCCCATCCCCCATTTCCCCCTTAAAATCATTGTTTTCCTTCCGGCCGGGGCTCGGCACCGTCGCCGTTATTGGCGCGCTCACCTGGGTGTTTGGCATATGGGTGGGGCCATGGCTGATGCCGGTCCAGACCCCCTACACCTTGGCCGCAATCGATCACGAACATGAAATAGACCCCATGCGCCATGTGTTGGCCCTTAGTCGATCAGAGGGCGAGGCGGCGCCACGGATCACCCCACAAATTCGCACCATTTCTGTGCGGCGCGGCGACACCTTGATGAAAGTTCTGACCCGTGCCCGGGTTAATCGAAAAGAGGCCTATAAGGCCATTGCGGCACTGCGCAAGGTATTCAAACCCCGCGATTTGGCACCGGGCACCAAACTGGAAATTGCTTTTCTCCCCCTAAGCGATGCCGCCGATGCACGGCGTTCTTTTCGGGGTTTTGAATTCAAACCCGATGTCGCAAAGACCGTTGCCGTCGCACGGTCTTGGGATAACCGGTTTGAGGCTTATGTCTCCAAAACAAAGCTGGTCCATTCCCAGGCCCGGGCATCGGGCACCATTCGCACCAGTCTTTATGTCGATGCTGTGAAAGCGGGAATCCCTGTGCCGGTGATTGTTGAAATGATCCACGCCTTTTCTTTCGATGTCGATTTCCAGCGTGATATCCATCCCAATGATGGGTTTGAGGTTCTCTTTGATCGGTTGCTAACCCCTGAAGGAAAATTGGCGAAATCAGGCGATGTCATCTATGCTACGCTAGTTTTAAAGGGAAAGCGCTATCCCCTGTATCGCCACCGCCTGCGCGACGGCACCCTTGATTACTTCAATCACAAAGGTGAAAGCGTGCGCAAAGCATTGATGCGCACCCCCATTGATGGCGCGCGCCTGTCGTCGCGATTTGGGCGCAGACGCCACCCCATTCTTGGCTATATGAAGGCCCATCGCGGGATTGATTTTGCAGCCCCCCGGGGCACCCCCATCATGGCCGCAGGTCGCGGTGTGGTGGTGGCAGCGGGGCGCAATGGGTCTTATGGCCTTTACGTCCGCATCCGCCACAACACAACCTATTCCACGGCCTATGCCCATATGCGGGGCATTGCGCGCAGCATCCGGCGCGGACGCCGGGTTCGCCAGGGCCAAACCATTGGCTATGTCGGAACAACAGGGCGATCAACCGGGCCGCATTTGCATTATGAAATTCTGCGCAACAATCGGCGCATCAACCCATTGGGGTTAAAATTACCAACGGGTCAAAAGCTTAAAGGTAAAAAATTAAAGCGGTTTATGGCGGCACGGCGCGAAATAGACAAAGCCTTCACGAACCTTGGAGAAACGGCATCAAGCCGGCCCTAATCTAGGCGGCATTGAGCCACCGGCAATCTGGGCGGCGACAGCCTGTTTCCCATTAATCAAAAGCCCGTCTTTGCCAGAGGTCACTTTGACCGTTTCACCATCTGCCACGGTGCCATCGAGAATCAGGTTCGCCAGCGGGTTTTGCAGGCTTTTCTGGATCACACGCTTCAGGGGGCGGGCACCATACACCGGATCATACCCGGTATCGGCCAACCAGCGCTGCGCGCCTTGATCCAGATCAAGGGTAATGTTGCGATCCGCCAAAAGTCCTTCCAGATGATGCAACTGAATGGAAACGATTGCCCCCATTTGTTCACGGGTCAGACGCTGGAACAGTAAAATCTCATCCAGACGGTTCAAAAATTCAGGCCGGAAATGGCCACGAACCACATCCATCACCGCTTCGCGCATGGCAACGGGATCATCATCTTCGTCTTCTACAGCAGTTGCTGCCATAAATTCAGAGCCAAGGTTCGATGTCATGATGATCAGGGTATTGGTGAAATCCACGGTGCGGCCTTGGCCATCGGTCAGACGGCCATCGTCTAATACCTGCAACAAAACGTTGAAGACATCGCTGTGGGCTTTTTCGATTTCGTCAAACAAAATCACCTGAAAGGGCTTGCGCCGAACCGCTTCGGTCAGCGCCCCACCCTCTTCATAGCCAACATAGCCCGGAGGTGCGCCGATCAGGCGCGCCACGGAATGTTTTTCCATATATTCCGACATATCGATGCGAACCATGGCGGCATCATCATCAAACATAAATTCTGCCAATGCCTTGGTCAGTTCCGTCTTGCCAACACCGGTCGGGCCTAAAAACATGAACGATCCAATGGGCCGGTGGGGGTCTTGTAACCCGGCCCGGGCACGCCGCACCGCATTGGAAACCGCCTCAATGGCCACTTCCTGACCAATGACCCGGGCACCCAAACTGTGTTCCATGGAAAGAAGCTTTTCACGCTCTCCTTCCAGCATTTTGTCTACGGGAATACCGGTCCAACGTGACACCACGGCGGCAATGGCTTCCGGGGTCACTTCCTCCTTGGCTGATTTCCCTGCTTCAACCGCTTCTTTGGCGGCCAGTTCTTTTTCAAGCTCCGGGATAACGCCATAGCTCAGCTCTCCGGCACGCGCCAGATCGCCTTCGCGCTCAACAATCTCTAGCTCAGAACGCGCATGATCCAGCTTTTCCTTGATTTTATGCGCCCCAGCCAGCTTTTCTTTTTCGGCATCCCACGTCGCCGTCAGCGCCAAGGATTGCCCTTCAAGGCCGGATAGTTCCGTTTCCAGGGCAACCAGCCGCG
It includes:
- a CDS encoding radical SAM protein; this translates as MKKLDVLFVTPPSRLEVYQGLATDLAAIEPPVWSGLMAEFLKNRGFGVGIIDAEAEGYTHEQTAKAAADFDASLVVFVIYGQQPSASTQCMPGGTKTCRAFNEISDTPTLVMGTHPSALPKRTLEEEPYTYVCQGEGPLTVEVLVTVLKKGGDLSAVPGLWYRDGDGDVASNPQAEKLKDLDALLPRQAWELLDMSRYRAHNWHSFHDLDSRGSYASLQTSLGCPYKCSFCCINTPFGGAGIRYWSPENVIAQIDELVTKFGVRNIKIPDEMFVLNKNHVIGICDHVIERGYDLNFWAYARIDTIQDKFLEKLKKAGFNWLAVGIESASKHVRDDVTKGRFGDHDIIARVERVREHGIAVNANYIFGLPEDDEASMRETLDMALHLNTEWANFYSAMAYPGSELYEVACDKKWHLPSDQGGPGWIGYSQHAYECQPLPTNHLRAEEVLDFRDRAFDEYFNNPAYLAMIDKTYGPKASEHVTGMASHTLKRKHHG
- a CDS encoding alpha-ketoacid dehydrogenase subunit beta; this encodes MSRSLQYVDALQEAFAQEMALDPSVFIFGLDVDDHKAIQGSTRGLLEQFGPERVFGTPLSEDAMTGVAIGAAMAGMRPIHVHIRMDFLMLAMNQLVNIAAKAHYMYDGQVKVPLVVRSMIGKSWGQGAQHSQGLYSMFMHVPGLKVVAPSNAYDAKGCMIAAIRDNNPVIFVEHRLLYNTDAEVPEESYTVPFGKARIARPGSDVTIVGISNMFMECVRAAEILADAGIDAEIIDPISLVPLDLETISKSAFRTGKLLVVDNSWTTCGAGAEIVAGVVERPDSVPIKVKRMGYAPTTCPTTPVLEDVFYPNPGTIAQAAYQMVNGPSDWGPDPERAKLTYQTQFRGPF
- a CDS encoding thiamine pyrophosphate-dependent dehydrogenase E1 component subunit alpha, producing MPSLDVEKAYSILRLIRRAEEKIAEIYPSDKIKSPVHLSIGQESVAVGICQALRADDAASGTYRGHATYLAKGGNLNRMIAELYGKSGGITGGKGGSMHLIDMEHMVLGTSAVVGTTVPIALGYALAFQKEGKGRVVAAFFGDGATEEGVFSESLNFAALHKLPVLFVCENNGYAIHTPSTRRWAQDKLSERVETYGIPTTIIEDSDVFAIHGAAEKMIAAMRKGGGPGFLECKTYRWYEHVGPNKDYDAGYRSEKDMEKWRAADQVEKVGAMLPAVDRTRIDAEVEALVAEAIDFAETSPFPELERVFDNIYSD
- a CDS encoding peptidoglycan DD-metalloendopeptidase family protein, whose product is MSPSPISPLKSLFSFRPGLGTVAVIGALTWVFGIWVGPWLMPVQTPYTLAAIDHEHEIDPMRHVLALSRSEGEAAPRITPQIRTISVRRGDTLMKVLTRARVNRKEAYKAIAALRKVFKPRDLAPGTKLEIAFLPLSDAADARRSFRGFEFKPDVAKTVAVARSWDNRFEAYVSKTKLVHSQARASGTIRTSLYVDAVKAGIPVPVIVEMIHAFSFDVDFQRDIHPNDGFEVLFDRLLTPEGKLAKSGDVIYATLVLKGKRYPLYRHRLRDGTLDYFNHKGESVRKALMRTPIDGARLSSRFGRRRHPILGYMKAHRGIDFAAPRGTPIMAAGRGVVVAAGRNGSYGLYVRIRHNTTYSTAYAHMRGIARSIRRGRRVRQGQTIGYVGTTGRSTGPHLHYEILRNNRRINPLGLKLPTGQKLKGKKLKRFMAARREIDKAFTNLGETASSRP
- the clpB gene encoding ATP-dependent chaperone ClpB, which translates into the protein MDFEKFTERSRGFMQSAQSLAVNSKHQEMAPEHLLKVLLEDEEGLAANLMTKAGADPKAALKATEAALSARPKVEGSGQFFIGQELGRVLENAAKLSEKSGDSFVTAERILLALVMAVGTDGAKILSDSGLTPQNLNGAIEDVRKGRAADSATAEDSYDALKKYARDLTEAARDGKLDPVIGRDDEIRRTIQILSRRTKNNPILIGEPGVGKTAIAEGLALRIIKGDVPESLKHKKLLSLDLGALIAGAKFRGEFEERLKAVLQEITAAEGEIILFIDELHTLVGAGAAEGSMDASNMLKPALARGELHCVGATTLDEYRKHIEKDAALARRFQQLLVCEPTVEDTVSILRGLKEKYELHHGVRISDSALVAAAAMSNRYISDRFLPDKAIDLMDEASSRLRMEVDSKPEEIDELDRRIIQLKIEREALKKEDDAASKARLVALETELSGLEGQSLALTATWDAEKEKLAGAHKIKEKLDHARSELEIVEREGDLARAGELSYGVIPELEKELAAKEAVEAGKSAKEEVTPEAIAAVVSRWTGIPVDKMLEGEREKLLSMEHSLGARVIGQEVAIEAVSNAVRRARAGLQDPHRPIGSFMFLGPTGVGKTELTKALAEFMFDDDAAMVRIDMSEYMEKHSVARLIGAPPGYVGYEEGGALTEAVRRKPFQVILFDEIEKAHSDVFNVLLQVLDDGRLTDGQGRTVDFTNTLIIMTSNLGSEFMAATAVEDEDDDPVAMREAVMDVVRGHFRPEFLNRLDEILLFQRLTREQMGAIVSIQLHHLEGLLADRNITLDLDQGAQRWLADTGYDPVYGARPLKRVIQKSLQNPLANLILDGTVADGETVKVTSGKDGLLINGKQAVAAQIAGGSMPPRLGPA